One window from the genome of Pseudonocardia hierapolitana encodes:
- a CDS encoding SDR family oxidoreductase, giving the protein MTENTSKKTTRNIVVTGASSGFGALTVRALADAGHTVYAGMRQTAGRNAPAVAELAEYAREHGVDLRAVEMDVGDQASVDAAVERIIAEVGRLDVVVHNAGHMVLGPAEAFTPEQLAAVYDVNVLSTQRVNRAALPHLRAQGDGLVVWVGSSSSRGGTPPYLAPYFAAKAAEDALAVSYAAELARFGIDTTIVVPGAFTSGTNHFAHAGHAETAEVVAAYEERYAGLLDQVAERLARLTPPDADPAEVARQIARVVDLPKGQRPFRVHVDPAHDGAEEVFDHGDRIRVDFYHRVGLDDLLRPA; this is encoded by the coding sequence ATGACCGAGAACACCAGCAAGAAGACCACCAGGAACATCGTCGTCACCGGGGCGTCCAGCGGGTTCGGCGCGCTCACGGTCAGGGCGCTCGCCGACGCGGGGCACACCGTCTACGCCGGCATGCGCCAGACCGCCGGCCGCAACGCGCCCGCCGTCGCGGAACTGGCCGAGTACGCGAGGGAGCACGGGGTCGACCTGCGCGCCGTCGAGATGGACGTCGGCGACCAGGCGTCGGTGGACGCGGCCGTCGAACGCATCATCGCCGAGGTCGGCCGCCTCGACGTGGTCGTGCACAACGCGGGGCACATGGTGCTCGGGCCGGCCGAGGCGTTCACCCCGGAGCAGCTGGCGGCCGTCTACGACGTCAACGTGCTGTCCACGCAGCGCGTCAACCGGGCCGCCCTGCCGCACCTGCGGGCCCAGGGCGACGGGCTCGTGGTGTGGGTCGGCTCCAGCAGCAGCCGGGGCGGCACCCCGCCCTACCTCGCCCCGTACTTCGCGGCGAAGGCGGCCGAGGACGCGCTGGCCGTGAGCTACGCGGCCGAGCTTGCGCGCTTCGGCATCGACACCACGATCGTGGTGCCCGGCGCCTTCACGAGCGGGACGAACCACTTCGCCCACGCAGGCCATGCGGAGACCGCGGAGGTCGTGGCCGCCTACGAGGAGCGCTACGCCGGCCTGCTCGACCAGGTGGCCGAGCGCCTGGCGCGGTTGACGCCGCCCGACGCCGACCCGGCGGAGGTGGCCCGCCAGATCGCCCGGGTGGTCGACCTGCCCAAGGGCCAGCGGCCGTTCCGCGTGCACGTCGACCCCGCGCACGACGGTGCCGAGGAGGTCTTCGACCACGGCGACCGCATCCGGGTCGACTTCTACCACCGCGTCGGCCTCGACGACCTGCTGCGCCCCGCCTGA
- a CDS encoding TetR/AcrR family transcriptional regulator — MRTRMLEAAEELLNASPDRDIATRAVCEAVGVGAPVLYRLFGDKNGLLSALVDYGFDRYLATKRAAEPSEDPVTDLRNGWDTHVEFAKSHPAVYRLMFSPSFATVPSAAQEAMRLLRETLDRCAAAGRLRIGSGTAAQMIMSANIGVALNLVTQPENYPDPDLSRRVRDAVHAAVLVPDRATAHAGGDGSLVVAALQLAAILRDHETGLGEPETALLLHWLDTLASVRA; from the coding sequence ATGCGCACGCGGATGCTCGAGGCAGCCGAAGAGCTGCTGAACGCCTCACCGGACCGCGACATCGCCACGCGCGCGGTGTGCGAGGCGGTCGGCGTCGGGGCGCCCGTGCTGTACCGGCTGTTCGGGGACAAGAACGGCCTGCTCAGCGCGCTCGTGGACTACGGGTTCGACCGCTACCTGGCCACGAAGCGGGCCGCCGAACCGTCCGAGGACCCCGTCACGGACCTGCGCAACGGGTGGGACACCCACGTCGAGTTCGCGAAGTCCCACCCCGCCGTCTACCGGCTGATGTTCTCGCCGAGCTTCGCCACGGTCCCCTCCGCCGCGCAGGAGGCGATGCGCCTGCTGCGGGAGACCCTCGACCGGTGCGCGGCGGCGGGCAGGCTGCGGATCGGGTCGGGCACGGCCGCCCAGATGATCATGTCCGCGAACATCGGGGTGGCGCTGAACCTCGTCACGCAGCCCGAGAACTACCCCGACCCGGACCTCTCCCGGCGGGTGCGCGACGCCGTCCACGCCGCGGTGCTGGTCCCCGACCGCGCCACCGCGCACGCAGGCGGCGACGGCTCACTGGTCGTCGCGGCCTTGCAGCTCGCCGCCATCCTGCGCGACCACGAGACCGGACTCGGCGAGCCGGAGACCGCGCTGCTGCTGCACTGGCTCGACACCCTCGCGAGCGTGAGGGCGTAG
- a CDS encoding SDR family oxidoreductase, with amino-acid sequence MTESTSRVAIVTGGSGGIGRAVAERLAADGMTVLVHYAGNPGRAEETVDAIVAAGGTAAAFRADVANENEVAALFDEAERRYGGVDVVVHTAGIMLLSPLAELDLDDLDRMHRTNIRGTFVVDQQAARRVRSGGAIINFSTSVTKIALPTYTAYAASKGAVDAMTLILARELRGRDITVNAVAPGPTATPLYLEGKEQSVIDHMASMAPLERLGAPADIAEAVAFLAGPARWINGQVLYANGGII; translated from the coding sequence ATGACCGAGAGCACGTCGAGGGTCGCGATCGTGACCGGCGGTTCGGGCGGCATCGGACGGGCGGTCGCCGAGCGACTGGCCGCCGACGGGATGACCGTGCTGGTGCACTACGCGGGCAACCCGGGGCGGGCCGAGGAGACCGTCGACGCGATCGTGGCCGCCGGTGGCACCGCCGCCGCGTTCCGGGCGGACGTCGCGAACGAGAACGAGGTGGCCGCCCTCTTCGACGAGGCGGAGCGGCGCTACGGCGGCGTCGACGTGGTCGTGCACACGGCGGGGATCATGCTGCTCTCGCCGCTCGCCGAGCTCGACCTCGACGACCTCGACCGGATGCACCGCACCAACATCCGCGGGACCTTCGTGGTCGACCAGCAGGCCGCCCGCCGCGTCCGCAGCGGCGGCGCGATCATCAACTTCTCCACGTCGGTGACGAAGATCGCCCTGCCGACGTACACCGCGTACGCCGCCAGCAAGGGCGCCGTCGACGCGATGACCCTGATCCTGGCCAGGGAGCTGCGCGGTCGCGACATCACCGTCAACGCCGTCGCGCCCGGCCCGACCGCCACCCCGCTGTACCTCGAGGGCAAAGAGCAGTCGGTGATCGACCACATGGCCTCGATGGCCCCGCTGGAGCGACTCGGCGCGCCCGCCGACATCGCCGAGGCAGTCGCCTTCCTCGCCGGCCCGGCCCGCTGGATCAACGGGCAGGTCCTCTACGCCAACGGCGGAATCATCTGA
- a CDS encoding demethylmenaquinone methyltransferase codes for MSRADLDKDPHDVAAMFDGVARRYDLTNTVLTAGQDRRWRRITRDALGLRPGERVLDLAAGTSVSTVELRHSGAWCVAADFSLGMLRAGAHRPVPKVAADALHLPFRDGVFDAVTISFGLRNISDTEAALAELARVTRPGGRLVVCEFGTPTVAPFRVAYYIGLEHVLPAIARRVSSNPEAYTYLGESIRDWPAQPELARRIAKAGWSDVAWRNLALGTVALHRATRAG; via the coding sequence GTGAGCAGGGCCGACCTCGACAAGGACCCGCACGACGTCGCGGCGATGTTCGACGGCGTCGCGCGTCGCTATGACCTGACCAACACCGTGCTCACCGCGGGTCAGGACCGGCGGTGGCGGCGCATCACGCGGGACGCGCTCGGGCTGCGCCCCGGGGAGCGGGTGCTCGACCTCGCGGCGGGCACCTCCGTGTCGACCGTGGAGCTGCGGCACTCCGGCGCGTGGTGCGTCGCGGCCGACTTCTCCCTCGGCATGCTGCGGGCAGGCGCCCACCGCCCGGTGCCGAAGGTGGCCGCCGACGCGCTGCACCTGCCGTTCCGCGACGGGGTGTTCGACGCCGTGACGATCTCGTTCGGGCTGCGCAACATCAGCGACACCGAGGCGGCGCTCGCGGAGCTCGCGCGGGTCACGCGGCCCGGGGGGCGGCTCGTCGTGTGCGAGTTCGGCACGCCGACGGTCGCGCCGTTCCGGGTGGCCTACTACATCGGCCTCGAGCACGTGCTCCCCGCGATCGCCCGGCGGGTGTCGAGCAACCCCGAGGCCTACACATACCTGGGCGAGTCGATCCGCGACTGGCCGGCCCAGCCGGAGCTCGCCCGCCGCATCGCGAAGGCGGGCTGGAGCGACGTCGCCTGGCGGAACCTGGCTCTCGGCACCGTCGCGC